One Salvelinus namaycush isolate Seneca chromosome 4, SaNama_1.0, whole genome shotgun sequence genomic window carries:
- the LOC120046521 gene encoding cystatin-F-like isoform X1 codes for MGLSYMLLLFSGLCSIAFFPPVSCQRLVPGAPYKINTNDKGVLKAVLHGTYSFNNQTNDAFLFKPSAIEKANGQIVKGLKYILEVDLSRTVCRKNGHRDPDLANCKFQPDSLLQQTFHCDFEVWTMPWLHFMKTTYFSCSPSDPPSTSP; via the exons ATGGGGCTGAGTTACATGCTTCTGCTCTTCTCTGGCTTGTGCTCAATTG CTTTTTTCCCCCCAGTCAGTTGCCAAAGGTTAGTGCCTGGCGCTCCATATAAGATCAACACAAATGACAAGGGCGTCCTAAAAGCGGTGCTTCATGGGACCTATTCATTTAACAATCAGACCAATGATGCTTTTCTCTTCAAGCCATCTGCAATTGAAAAAGCCAACGGACAG ATTGTAAAGGGACTCAAATACATTTTGGAAGTAGACCTCTCACGGACCGTGTGCCGCAAAAATGGACACAGAGACCCAGACCTGGCCAACTGCAAGTTCCAACCAGATAGTTTGTTGCAGCAG ACCTTCCACTGTGACTTTGAGGTTTGGACTATGCCTTGGCTCCACTTCATGAAGACTACCTATTTTTCGTGCAGCCCATCTGACCCACCTTCAACTTCTCCATGA
- the LOC120046521 gene encoding cystatin-F-like isoform X2, which translates to MGLSYMLLLFSGLCSIVSCQRLVPGAPYKINTNDKGVLKAVLHGTYSFNNQTNDAFLFKPSAIEKANGQIVKGLKYILEVDLSRTVCRKNGHRDPDLANCKFQPDSLLQQTFHCDFEVWTMPWLHFMKTTYFSCSPSDPPSTSP; encoded by the exons ATGGGGCTGAGTTACATGCTTCTGCTCTTCTCTGGCTTGTGCTCAATTG TCAGTTGCCAAAGGTTAGTGCCTGGCGCTCCATATAAGATCAACACAAATGACAAGGGCGTCCTAAAAGCGGTGCTTCATGGGACCTATTCATTTAACAATCAGACCAATGATGCTTTTCTCTTCAAGCCATCTGCAATTGAAAAAGCCAACGGACAG ATTGTAAAGGGACTCAAATACATTTTGGAAGTAGACCTCTCACGGACCGTGTGCCGCAAAAATGGACACAGAGACCCAGACCTGGCCAACTGCAAGTTCCAACCAGATAGTTTGTTGCAGCAG ACCTTCCACTGTGACTTTGAGGTTTGGACTATGCCTTGGCTCCACTTCATGAAGACTACCTATTTTTCGTGCAGCCCATCTGACCCACCTTCAACTTCTCCATGA